From one Bradyrhizobium sp. Ash2021 genomic stretch:
- a CDS encoding dienelactone hydrolase family protein produces MGQDIKLTASDGFKLGGYRADPAGAPKAAIVVIQEIFGVNHHIRAVCDRLAGAGYVAIAPSIFDRIEPDFQCGYSPDEIANARKFVANPDWAAMLLDTQAAIDAVKNVGPVGIVGFCLGGSVAYAAATKLSGLSAAVGYYGGAIVRFADDKPKVPTQLHFGEKDAGIPLTDVDTIKAKRPEVEIHVYPGAQHGFHCDERASYDKTSADIAWPRSLDFFAKHLK; encoded by the coding sequence GTGGGACAAGATATCAAACTGACGGCTTCGGACGGCTTTAAACTGGGCGGCTATCGCGCCGACCCCGCAGGCGCGCCGAAAGCCGCGATCGTCGTGATCCAGGAGATCTTTGGCGTCAATCACCACATTCGCGCGGTCTGCGATCGCCTGGCCGGCGCCGGATATGTCGCCATTGCGCCGTCGATCTTCGACCGCATCGAACCGGACTTCCAGTGTGGCTATTCGCCCGATGAGATTGCCAACGCGCGCAAATTCGTCGCCAATCCCGACTGGGCCGCGATGCTGCTCGACACCCAGGCCGCGATCGACGCGGTCAAAAATGTCGGGCCGGTCGGCATCGTCGGCTTCTGCCTCGGCGGCAGCGTCGCCTATGCGGCGGCGACCAAATTGTCGGGCCTGTCGGCTGCGGTCGGCTATTACGGCGGCGCCATCGTCCGCTTTGCCGACGACAAGCCGAAGGTACCGACGCAACTGCATTTCGGCGAAAAGGACGCGGGCATCCCGCTGACCGATGTCGACACCATCAAGGCCAAGCGGCCCGAGGTCGAGATCCACGTCTATCCCGGCGCGCAGCACGGCTTTCACTGCGACGAACGCGCAAGCTACGACAAGACCAGTGCCGACATCGCCTGGCCGCGCAGC